In the genome of Naumovozyma dairenensis CBS 421 chromosome 7, complete genome, the window AAAGTATCTAGCGGGATAGTTGCGGGCGATAGATTTTCCATCCATTCTTTTGctttcttatatatttgaatgtCGCGGCCATTAATCGTTGAAAACCATCGATACTTGACCTTCTGAAACAGATGCCGgttcaatatattcataatgTGTGTGAAATATCTCTTCCTTGATGAAATACCCGGTCGATAATTTAAGGTACTCTGGTGTATAATTTATCAGTTGTCTATTACTAACAAGGCCAATATGGTCACATCCCACTGTTAAGAACCTTGTGGATAACTATTCTTGCCAGCAACTTAGTAGAAAGAGGGGacatatataaaaaaaagcCTGTCCAACATTCAAACATATTTAGTACTTTACTTGAAATTAAGATATTGTTCAAGATGTTCTTCACGTACGTAGACTACTTTTTGGCGTTCTTGAGAGTTTCCGTCTCGGagttgaaatttttaattgaagTAAAGCGATAAGTATACGTAACTGATATgaatgtaaataaaaaataagacGCTGCAGGCCACAAAGAGCAGATGCTCGAGACGAATTTATTCATCTATTTCCCTAAGACATGCTGCCGACAATTCCTCGTATTCTTCAGCCAtccattaattgatttttcacTAATCGTATTTATTACTCTAGCCATATCGATCATACTCAATTCCAATGATTTCAGATGGCCATCCTTATGGAGCTTTCGTAGGAACTCTCTTGAGGAGTGATGATTTCTGTACTTCCATATTCCAGAGACAAATTAAAAGCAAAGGTGTTGATTCCCTTATCTATAGCAAAAGGCAAAATGGCATATCGTCGATTGATCCAGGATGCTCAGCTCAAAAAGAACTTTCAGATGAAATACTGACAAGACAATTTAGTGCTATACCAGATATTATCGAACTTTATACTGATAATGCAACTCACCTGGAAGAAAGTGACGGCGAAGATTATATGGACGAAGCAGAAAGTGAACTAACTTCTCTAATAACTACAAAGCTACCCATATCGTACAAACCTGAGGATTTTGATAGATATGGATTTAGAAAACAGACTACAAAGATTtctaaagaagaatatgaaaaatggtGGGCAGGCTATTCATTGTATTGTGCGCGGCAGAAAGTGAAATGGGTACAATTCCTACAGAACAGAAATTTCGACATACCGAATGATAATCCTGAAAAGTTCCCACCTAGAGATGAAGAGTTGAAAAACTATGTTAGAAAAGGAATTCCTGCAGAATGGAGAGGAAATGCTTGGTGGTACTTCGCTAACGGACAACATATCTTGGAGGAAAATATTGGTGTCTATGCCGACCTTCTTTCCGAGGTTGAGAAATTGAGAGATCATGACCAACAACAGCATCATTTATTGGATGATATTGAGATAATTGAACGTGATTTAAATCGAACTTTTCCTGATAACATACATTTTCAGCGGgaacaatttcaaaagcAGCCACCACTTATAGTATCATTACGGGACGTTTTAACTGCTTTTGCCCTTTATGATAGAAAGATCGGTTATTGccaatcaatgaattttctTGCTGGGTTACTCTTATTATTTATGGATGAAGAGCGAACCTTTTGGATGCTAGTCATAATCACTAACATATACCTACCTGATGTATATTCTTTGGATTTAGAAGGCGTTAGTAGAGACCAGGGCGTTTTGTTACTATGCATAAAGGAGTACTTACCTGAACTTTGGATCCAAATTGACAGAAATTCTTTCCGAGAAGATACGTTGCATAGACCGATAGGTAataaaagagaaagaaaagagcAATTTTTACGAAACTCAAAAGTTACTGAAATACCACAGATTACATTGTGCACATCAAGCTGGTTCATGAGTTGTTTTACCGGAATACTTCCAATTGAAACAACTTTAAGAATATGGGACTGTCTATTTTATGAGAGTTCTCATTTTCTCTTCAAAAGCACGTTGGCTATTTTAAAGTTAGGCGAATATGAATTGCTGGGGNNAAAGAACAATATGCAAggtataattttttttaaccAGAAAAATGGGCGATCTAAAGTTtctaaaaatattagaGAAAATGATCACCCAGAGGAGATCTGCATGCAAATAACGCATCTGATCCAGAACCTCCCAGGAACTCTTCTTGACcctaatttatttttcgaGAGGAACCTTTTGGCGAAGAAACTGACATTTAATAGTCTAGACCAGCAAGAAATTGATGCATGTCGCGAATATATCAGGTCACAGAGAAGTAAATTTAAGGGAATGTTGGAAATAAGCGCAATAAAAGATGCCGTTGCTGCGGGTGAGGAATACCCCACTATACCATTCGCTTCAACCTATGCAAACACACGTAGTGCAACCTACGAATTCAACAAGGAGCGAtataacaagaaaaatgCTTGGAAGTTCAATAGTTAtagaaatatcaaagaaacTGTCAAAAAGTTAAAGAAGACAACCAGCTTCTGAAATCTATAGAAAGCCTTTTATTTTTGCTATGAAAATATACAGGTCTGTTACCATATAGTAGGATTTGagtatatttatataatgtttATTGTTATGAAATATCATTCCCACGAGTTAAATGGCGGTCCTTTTTACGTTGTACCTTCATTTCGCCATATCCCACCCTTTCTTCAATCTTGCAAGAACTTCATCGGCATCTACATCGCTATTAAACTTCGCTTTTAACAGTGTTCTGATATCCTCCCAGGGGACAGAGACCTCCTGAGGCTTTTCATTATCTAAAGATTTTCTTTCTATAGGAATTTTCCCGACAGGTGTCCCAATAGATATAGATGATGGTGATTGTCTTGAAACCAGAACATTAATAACCGCATTATTCGTGCCTAAATCTAATAAGAGCATGCCATCATGCAAAACTTTCCCTTTTTGTAATAGTTTTAATTCACCTTCGTTGCCAATATCAGTTTtaccaataataaactGCTTGACCTGATGAATTGTATCATTCGTGTTGAATTCTTTGCTTAATAAAAATTTCGGAGGTCTAATACTTTTCAAAGTTAGAGTTACGGGGGAGGTGGAAAGAGCACCGTGGTTCTCTTTATTCAGAGCATTATTAAATCTTTTTGGATCATATTTGTACTTCAAAGCTGGTAATGGGACACCCAACGAAACAATTTCTTGCAAAGGCTTTTGGTAGTTACCAGGTAACAACGATTCCGAGAGGTTGGTAAGTGTGAGGAATTTAGACACAAATTCTTGTTCTGCAGAAGACATCAGGCTCCGTTATATACTGGTATGTTGTCGATGATGGGTTTGCGACAAAATGAAGGGTATTCTTAGTAAGTACTTTATCTATGGACTACAATTTCTAACTTTACAAGTCTAAAATTGCATATTCGGTTCACCAGTTGACTCGCGGGATGAACCGATTTAACCTCAAAGTTGCAAACCGGCAATCCTAGACTACAGGTATAATCTAAGGAACAGAAAATATGTGATACATACGTATTTAATTACACCATATTCACGCGGTTTGACGCAGTTATAACTTAGTTTCTCCAAATACCTAATCTAAAAAGACCTTTCTCCATTTGTAAGAACGGATTGAACCTGGTTCACTAATTGAAAGTCCTTCCTTTAgttatttgataaataatGGGAAATCATAACGCACAGAAAGTccaatcaaattcaatcaGTAGCGCcaacttttcaaaatactCTTCAAGCAATATTGAAGGGAAGGCACACATCGAGCATGTTGCCAGTGAGCTAGACCAAAGTGAAGCCAACGGTACATCCATACCACCTGGTACTGTAGAAACCCCGAAAGGGAAGGAGGATGATGCTCCTCAATTCTTCAACTACCACGAATTTTCAGAAACATTTTACGCAGACTATAAGGACCCAGGCTGTTTAAAAGAGCATGATTTCTTGCATGCTATAAGTATTACACATTTTCCAAACGTATATGTCCCCAGCTGTTCTGAGGCATTTAAACGTACAAGAATAGTAAGAATTCCAAGAAATTTCGAAGCTTCGTTAGGTTCTCCATATTTTAGCACAGTACTGCCAGGATTTGAACCAGCTGCTTTCACCagtgaaaatgatgaagaaatgtTCATTCCAAGAGGCATCTACGATGATGACCAAGTTTTTGGATGCAATTCAATTAGCCCACTCTCGTCATATATAACGCAGGCACGGtatgaagaaattgttaaAGATATCAACGATATATTGGCATATAGTTTTCAGGTTTATAGTTGGTATAACATTCTAGATGTGGTTCTGGGATCGTTGACGTTGGGTATATGGTCGTGGCTTTCAAAGTATATATGTCCGAATAGGAAACTATTTAGTTTGGAACTTTACGTCGAACAAGTTAATCAAACACCGCTATTTAAAAGTCAAGGTATACAGATTATATCACCTCGAAGGAGTGGTTACCTCTCTCTAGATTTCCAGATTCCCATGCCTCCGTTACCGGATGGTAAGATAGCATAGGTTAGCATGATACTATAACTTTTCGTAAGTGCTACAGTTCTATAGGTTGCATTAGGTCACCAAGTCGATATTCCACAAATGTCTCCTGATGTTTCTCTGGCAAAATTATCTTCGCCACAAAAACGTCAGGTTTTAGGCTAAGTAGTATTCTTCTGTTTATATTGGATCGTGGTTTCTATACTTAACATGTATTTTTCTATCATACTGAGCATACATACGTACGAAATGTTCGTATTTTGTCAATTATTTGATCGAACCTATGTATTCTACTTATATTGTAAAGCTGCGTGTATTGTAGGCTTTGTAAGGGTACCACATCCctattttgttttgaaatatatttggTGCTCTATAAACGAACTTAAAACCGACGTTAATTAGCTTACAGCACTTCAATAAGATTTTTAAAGTTTTTATGGACGTCAAGTAAAAGTTGCTTATTTATCGTTCTTAAAGTTTATGCCGGTAGTGTTAGCGTCGCCTTTAGGCACGGATGGGTCATTACGTAAACCCCGTGCCCAGCTGGGGTTGAGGTGTTTTGGAAGGTTCGCTTTGGGGTTCCTAAAAAAATCTAGTAAGAATATTGGGGTTCTTAGAGTATGTAGGTTTCAATTAGAAACAAATATAGAGTGTCGCTAAAGGATTGAGATTGTTTGTTACGAAATTTGGGGGCTTCTACCACAAAATAACGGGCAACCCGGTTTTTGGTGTAGAATCCCAGCTGGGCTTCTTCAAAACTTTCACTTTACTATGAGAGcatcttttttcaaaaagagGCCCAACCCAGCCTAGTGGCCTTTGGGTACAAATGTAATAGTACGTAGGTAATATTTTGTTCGTTGAATGTCCCTACAGTTATTTTTAACTGCTGAAAAAGAATCGGCTTTTTATCTCTACGTACATTAAACTTGTACGGTAAAGGACATAATAGTTTCACGTAATGGGTCTAAATGGTCCGTCCGATGCCATTGACCTAGGACTCTTAACTTAAGGTTTTCCAGCCTCGAAAACCTTCTTTTATTTGGTTGAACctttagaagaaaatgtCTGTACGCTGTTTGTTAATGCTTGGACGGTTAGTAACcaaagtaaaaaaaaaaaaaaggaaagtCAGGAAATTTTGAGTAGGATAATTCGATGGCGGAAAAACCGTCTCGACACTACCCTTATGTTAATACATAGCACGTCGGTAACATATTCAGTGAATAATTATAGGCAGTTAAAAGTTGGCTAACAAGCACTGCACCTTCTTGAAACACctctaatatttttcagcCAGATTAGCAAAGTTAACAATAGCCATTCTAAGCATACAGGTATTGCAGTATGACTTCacaattatataaatagcCCTActtaataatgaagacataaacatttatatttttcaggGCTATCTATATGCAGAGGTATCTTTTTGCTCCTTCGATATGAGTAACCAACAAAGGGAGTTTCTTTGAAAACAATAATGTCTCAAGATAGAAATGCTTTGAGAATCCTGATGAACACACCTGTAACTGAGCCAATAATTGAACTTCTTACAAGAAGTACAATTAAGATATTACCTCATCATAAAAAAACTGCGTAACTAACGAGCAAGGGACCAAAAAAAAGCTTCCTTCtattaaacaatttattCGAAGGACAATACGGTGTTCGACAGTCAACATGCCAACAGTGTTGGCAACGGTCTGCTACGTAGCCCGGTTAAGTAGTATTATCCCTAGAGACGCAATATGTCTTCCTTCCACATTACACCGTTTGTTTTTATCTTCTCTTATTTTGAGCTGTAAATTCCATAATGAGGCAGCACCTTCTTTTAGACAATGGGTCGATTATAGTGGAGACTATTTTACGCTTCAAGACCTAGTGGCAATGGAGAAGGAAATGATGAACTTGCTAGATTATAATTTGTTGATTAAAAGTACAGAATTTTTTTCTGTATTGAATCCCTTATTGGAGCCAATTTCTCAAGATTTAAAACATATAATCctacaaaaacaaaaagtaAAGAACGTTCTCCAAATAACCTATAAACCTCACAGACGTACATATCGAATATCAGACAAGAATATAGGGCCGCCGGGATGTTTCTCCCAGAGTGCTCTGCAGAGTCTGTTATTGATATTAGAAATTTGCTAAATGTAGGTATGTTAACATACTGAATCGTTATAAAGCGACCTTATTGCCAACTTCTCGAGAAGCCCATGCTTGGATAGGAAATATTCCCGGGAAAGTATAGGTAATTACGTTCTGAACGGGAGTCCGAAAGACCGGGGCAAGCTTGGGCTTAGGAGGAAAAGGAGATTTTGAACTTTTTATAACGGTTTTGATTTACTGTGAATACACTTTTCCTGGGCCAACACTAACTGGTCTGAAAACTCGATCATTCATGAGTAATAAACACATGCACAGGGGAATACATCTTTAAGAAAAGTAATACACGCGTGGTGTACGGATGTTTGTATGCATAATACACAGTAAGGAGCTTATTATACAAGTCTGAAATGGAGTGCCCGTGCGAACACTGTTCACGGGGAGTGCCGTTTCGATGATTGAGTTAACTACCAGCACCGAACTTTTGAACTTTGAAATGATTAAACCCCGTACATCACAGCTAGTGAAGTCTCTGATGTAGGGTAAAGTCTGTCACTTCACTACGTAAGAAGGAAAtgaaatgatgaaaataaccTACTACGTACTTGCTAAGATCATGAAGGAAACACTTCTACAAGCGATATAAAATGGAGTATGCTGTGTATTATGCGGTCTCTGAGAAGGGATATACTCCAGTATCTCTTACAGCGAAAAAGTTTCTATACCCAGTTCCTCTAAACTATAGGTTCTGAACTATTAACCCCGCGTTTTAGTGCTTCGTAAAGGTTGGGTCcataaaataattatctAGATGTAGGATTTCATTGTTCTATTCTTCAACTATATCAACTAAGCTATAACTGTAGAGGGCCTACTTTAATACATTCGTACACCTCCGCaatttatttgacttaTGTATTCCGTCAGCATTGTAATTTGTTTCATCGACGATACTTGACATTGATTTAGTAGCTTTAACTCATTGCTAGGTTTATTGGTTTAAGTATGGGATACTATAGGTTGAATACTAGTTGTGCCCTGACGAAGTATAACAAGGAGCATATTAAAGTGTAAAACCCGCATATGTGACACCCAAAGCTTGACGATCCTTTCAAGAACTACTAATGACACATTTGTAACCGAAGCTACTTAAGAGAACGTTATTAATCTTAGAATCCTTGAGTATTCACTTTAATATCCTCTCTGCTtcttatataaaataagtAACTGAAACTAGAGCtatatttcatatatgACCGTATTAAAGCATAATCCTGAACtatcaagaagaagtaAGTTACGCCTAACATAGTCAATTAGTTAATATAAAGTGGGTCACTAGAGGCGAAGAAATGGAGAGCATGTTAAGGCCATTCGTAATGTTAACTATTTACATAGACCATAGAATCACACCGACG includes:
- the MSB4 gene encoding Rab GTPase-activating protein MSB4 (similar to Saccharomyces cerevisiae MSB3 (YNL293W) and MSB4 (YOL112W); ancestral locus Anc_3.64); translation: MISDGHPYGAFVGTLLRSDDFCTSIFQRQIKSKGVDSLIYSKRQNGISSIDPGCSAQKELSDEILTRQFSAIPDIIELYTDNATHLEESDGEDYMDEAESELTSLITTKLPISYKPEDFDRYGFRKQTTKISKEEYEKWWAGYSLYCARQKVKWVQFLQNRNFDIPNDNPEKFPPRDEELKNYVRKGIPAEWRGNAWWYFANGQHILEENIGVYADLLSEVEKLRDHDQQQHHLLDDIEIIERDLNRTFPDNIHFQREQFQKQPPLIVSLRDVLTAFALYDRKIGYCQSMNFLAGLLLLFMDEERTFWMLVIITNIYLPDVYSLDLEGVSRDQGVLLLCIKEYLPELWIQIDRNSFREDTLHRPIGNKRERKEQFLRNSKVTEIPQITLCTSSWFMSCFTGILPIETTLRIWDCLFYESSHFLFKSTLAILKLGEYELLGXKNNMQGIIFFNQKNGRSKVSKNIRENDHPEEICMQITHLIQNLPGTLLDPNLFFERNLLAKKLTFNSLDQQEIDACREYIRSQRSKFKGMLEISAIKDAVAAGEEYPTIPFASTYANTRSATYEFNKERYNKKNAWKFNSYRNIKETVKKLKKTTSF
- the MDY2 gene encoding Mdy2p (similar to Saccharomyces cerevisiae MDY2 (YOL111C); ancestral locus Anc_3.65) — encoded protein: MSSAEQEFVSKFLTLTNLSESLLPGNYQKPLQEIVSLGVPLPALKYKYDPKRFNNALNKENHGALSTSPVTLTLKSIRPPKFLLSKEFNTNDTIHQVKQFIIGKTDIGNEGELKLLQKGKVLHDGMLLLDLGTNNAVINVLVSRQSPSSISIGTPVGKIPIERKSLDNEKPQEVSVPWEDIRTLLKAKFNSDVDADEVLARLKKGWDMAK
- the SHR5 gene encoding Shr5p (similar to Saccharomyces cerevisiae SHR5 (YOL110W); ancestral locus Anc_3.66) codes for the protein MGNHNAQKVQSNSISSANFSKYSSSNIEGKAHIEHVASELDQSEANGTSIPPGTVETPKGKEDDAPQFFNYHEFSETFYADYKDPGCLKEHDFLHAISITHFPNVYVPSCSEAFKRTRIVRIPRNFEASLGSPYFSTVLPGFEPAAFTSENDEEMFIPRGIYDDDQVFGCNSISPLSSYITQARYEEIVKDINDILAYSFQVYSWYNILDVVLGSLTLGIWSWLSKYICPNRKLFSLELYVEQVNQTPLFKSQGIQIISPRRSGYLSLDFQIPMPPLPDGKIA
- the NDAI0G04080 gene encoding cyclin family protein (similar to Saccharomyces cerevisiae PCL1 (YNL289W); ancestral locus Anc_3.70), with translation MPTVLATVCYVARLSSIIPRDAICLPSTLHRLFLSSLILSCKFHNEAAPSFRQWVDYSGDYFTLQDLVAMEKEMMNLLDYNLLIKSTEFFSVLNPLLEPISQDLKHIILQKQKVKNVLQITYKPHRRTYRISDKNIGPPGCFSQSALQSLLLILEIC